One window of Cystobacter fuscus DSM 2262 genomic DNA carries:
- a CDS encoding TIGR01777 family oxidoreductase, with the protein MGKSQVFEARSQVPGSAEELFAWHAREGAFQRLTPPWEPVEVVSQQGEGIHEGTRIQLRMKVGPVSLPWTARHTRYVPGSLFQDVQESGPFSRWVHTHRMWNEAGGGAVLEDEVEYALPVGVLGKVAGGGYARYRLERMFAYRHAVTRADIRRHAAFAAEPRLTVALSGASGLVGSALRPFLTTGGHRVRRLVRGQPEAGDIAFAPGLGEMDVAALEGVDAVVHLAGAPIAEARWTPERKELIRRSRVEGTRVLCESLARLARPPRVLVSASAVGFYGDRGDEELSESSVPGTGFLADVTREWEAATAPAEAAGIRVVHLRLGVVLGAGGGALAKMLPAFQAGAGGRIGSGQQWMSWVSLEDVLGLVNFALFTPELRGAVNAVAPTPVRQEEFARTLGRVLSRPAVVPLPGAAVRTLFGEMGDATLLGGARVLPRVAMRQGFSFLHPSLEETLRFTLGETTEGPRFRHG; encoded by the coding sequence ATGGGCAAGTCGCAGGTGTTCGAGGCGCGCAGTCAGGTGCCGGGGAGCGCGGAGGAACTCTTCGCCTGGCATGCGCGCGAGGGGGCCTTCCAGCGCCTGACGCCTCCCTGGGAGCCCGTCGAGGTGGTGTCCCAGCAGGGCGAGGGCATCCACGAAGGGACGCGCATCCAACTGCGCATGAAGGTGGGGCCGGTGTCGCTGCCCTGGACGGCGCGGCACACCCGCTATGTGCCCGGCTCGCTCTTCCAGGACGTGCAGGAGTCGGGGCCCTTCTCGCGCTGGGTGCACACGCACCGGATGTGGAACGAGGCGGGGGGCGGCGCGGTGCTGGAGGACGAGGTGGAGTACGCGCTGCCGGTGGGGGTGCTCGGGAAGGTGGCGGGGGGCGGCTACGCGCGGTACCGGCTGGAGCGGATGTTCGCCTACCGCCACGCGGTGACGCGCGCGGATATCCGGAGGCACGCGGCCTTCGCGGCGGAGCCCCGGCTGACGGTGGCGCTCAGTGGCGCGTCGGGACTGGTGGGCAGTGCGCTCAGGCCCTTCCTCACGACGGGGGGCCACCGGGTGAGGCGGCTGGTGCGGGGCCAGCCGGAGGCGGGGGACATCGCCTTCGCGCCTGGGCTCGGGGAGATGGACGTGGCGGCGCTGGAGGGCGTGGACGCGGTGGTGCACCTGGCCGGAGCGCCCATCGCCGAGGCCCGGTGGACGCCCGAGCGCAAGGAGCTCATCCGCCGCAGCCGGGTGGAGGGCACGCGGGTGTTGTGCGAGTCGCTCGCGCGGCTGGCGCGTCCCCCGCGCGTGCTGGTGAGCGCGTCGGCGGTGGGGTTCTACGGCGATCGCGGAGACGAGGAGCTGTCCGAGTCCAGCGTGCCGGGCACTGGCTTCCTCGCCGACGTCACGCGCGAGTGGGAGGCGGCGACGGCGCCAGCGGAGGCGGCGGGCATCCGGGTGGTGCACTTGCGGCTGGGAGTGGTGTTGGGGGCGGGTGGGGGCGCGCTGGCGAAGATGCTGCCAGCCTTCCAGGCGGGAGCCGGAGGACGCATCGGCTCGGGCCAGCAGTGGATGAGCTGGGTGTCGCTGGAGGACGTGCTCGGGCTGGTGAACTTCGCCCTGTTCACGCCGGAGCTGCGCGGGGCGGTGAACGCGGTGGCGCCCACGCCGGTGCGCCAGGAGGAGTTCGCCCGGACATTGGGGCGGGTGCTGTCGCGGCCCGCGGTGGTTCCGCTGCCCGGCGCCGCCGTGCGCACGCTCTTCGGGGAGATGGGAGATGCGACGCTGCTGGGTGGCGCGCGCGTCCTTCCACGGGTGGCCATGCGCCAGGGGTTCTCCTTCCTCCATCCCTCGTTGGAGGAAACGCTGCGCTTCACGCTCGGCGAGACGACGGAGGGTCCCCGCTTCCGTCATGGGTGA
- the hemH gene encoding ferrochelatase: MPLKGLLLVNLGTPDAPETGAVRRYLREFLSDPRVLDIHPVGRSLLLNFIILPFRSPKSAHAYRTVWMEQGSPLLVHSRALAAAVAGRLADEYAVELGMRYGNPSLPDAVARLRARGVTDFTVMPLYPQEAPSSSGSTLARTYEVLGQAWDVPNVRAVPAFHSHPAFLDAFAEVARPVISNARAEYVLFSFHGVPERHVRKSDPSGKHCLASAGCCDALTDANRHCYRAQCYSTARGLAARLGLPADGWSVSFQSRLGRTPWVSPYTDLVLPELAARGIKRLAVMCPAFVADCLETVEEVGVREKERFLASGGESLTLVPSLNAHPAWVDAVVRLVRESAAATSSPAVAAAPPVPAPPA, from the coding sequence ATGCCACTCAAGGGTCTCCTCCTGGTCAACCTGGGCACGCCGGACGCCCCCGAGACGGGCGCCGTGCGCCGCTACCTGCGCGAGTTCCTCAGCGACCCCCGCGTGCTGGACATCCACCCCGTGGGCCGCTCGCTGCTGCTCAACTTCATCATCCTGCCCTTCCGCTCGCCCAAGAGCGCGCACGCCTACCGCACCGTGTGGATGGAGCAGGGCTCGCCCCTCTTGGTGCACTCGCGCGCCCTCGCGGCCGCCGTGGCCGGACGGCTCGCCGACGAGTACGCCGTGGAGCTGGGCATGCGCTATGGCAACCCGTCCCTGCCGGACGCGGTGGCGCGCCTGCGCGCGCGGGGCGTGACGGACTTCACCGTGATGCCGCTCTACCCCCAGGAGGCCCCATCCTCCTCGGGCTCCACGCTGGCGCGCACCTATGAGGTGCTCGGCCAGGCCTGGGACGTGCCCAACGTGCGCGCCGTGCCCGCCTTCCACAGCCACCCGGCCTTCCTGGACGCCTTCGCCGAGGTGGCCCGCCCCGTCATCTCCAACGCCCGGGCCGAGTACGTCCTCTTCAGCTTCCACGGCGTGCCCGAGCGGCACGTGCGCAAGAGCGATCCCTCGGGCAAGCACTGCCTCGCCTCGGCCGGGTGCTGCGACGCCCTCACGGACGCCAACCGCCACTGCTACCGCGCCCAGTGCTACTCCACGGCGCGAGGGTTGGCCGCGCGCCTGGGACTGCCCGCCGATGGCTGGAGCGTGTCCTTCCAGTCCCGCCTGGGCCGCACGCCCTGGGTGAGCCCGTACACGGACCTGGTGCTGCCGGAGCTGGCGGCGCGGGGCATCAAGCGGCTGGCGGTGATGTGCCCCGCCTTCGTCGCCGACTGTCTGGAGACCGTGGAGGAGGTGGGGGTGCGCGAGAAGGAGCGCTTCCTCGCCAGCGGCGGGGAGTCGCTCACGCTCGTGCCCTCGCTCAACGCCCACCCGGCCTGGGTGGACGCGGTGGTGCGGCTCGTGCGCGAGTCGGCGGCGGCTACTTCGTCGCCTGCCGTTGCAGCAGCGCCGCCGGTACCGGCTCCACCGGCTTGA
- a CDS encoding tetratricopeptide repeat protein: MAEGNETSPEPQEASRLKQEETPLIYGEVRKRIYERLGLKGLLGLSVLGLLASIWWNWEKVQKQPVVSDFVRLLSRKALPKADPQRFSIAMTHLENDIGGENERLVSEALKEFEGIQIIKLDRALTLEGTIPEVEESAGQEQARKYLQATGADILLWGTVLHHDGKSLPKLYWTTARDVRRDRGWGRYQLGSESFELPALFWEDLGKLLQLLALTQHAEFEDQRGHYIADQLGPFINKVRKLLQDGAMRPGWSVAARASTRYLLADALTLVGRQKGENAPLEEAVAAYRAALGERTRQRVPLDWAETQNNLGTALAVLGERETGTARLEEAVAAHRAALEERTRQRVPLDWAGTQNNLGTALAVLGERETGTARLEEAVAAYRAALEERTRQRVPLKWAGTQNNLGNALRRLGEREAGTARLEEAVAAHRAALEERTRQRVPLDWAGTQNNLGTALAVLGERETGTARLKEAVAAYRAALEERTRQRVPLKWACTQNNLGNALRRLGEREAGTARLEEAVAVFRAALEERTRQRVPLKWAGTQSNLGVALRRLGERETGTERLEEAVAAHRAALEERTRQRVPLEWAETRKDLKAVLQILGQRTENRRAAVHARPVPPRRASDPASGQ; the protein is encoded by the coding sequence ATGGCTGAGGGAAACGAGACCAGCCCCGAGCCGCAGGAAGCCAGCCGCCTCAAGCAGGAAGAGACTCCACTCATCTACGGGGAAGTCCGGAAGAGGATCTATGAGCGGCTGGGGCTCAAGGGCCTGCTGGGACTCTCCGTCCTCGGCCTCCTCGCTTCCATCTGGTGGAACTGGGAGAAGGTCCAGAAGCAGCCTGTCGTGTCGGACTTCGTCCGGCTGCTCTCGCGTAAAGCACTCCCGAAGGCTGACCCCCAGCGATTCAGCATCGCCATGACTCATCTGGAAAACGACATCGGGGGTGAGAACGAACGCCTTGTCTCGGAGGCGCTCAAGGAGTTCGAGGGCATTCAAATCATCAAGCTCGACAGGGCGCTGACTCTCGAAGGGACCATTCCCGAGGTAGAGGAGAGCGCCGGTCAGGAGCAGGCACGCAAATACCTCCAGGCCACAGGCGCCGACATCCTGCTCTGGGGCACAGTCCTCCACCATGATGGCAAGAGCCTGCCCAAGCTCTATTGGACGACAGCAAGAGACGTGAGGCGCGACAGGGGGTGGGGGCGATACCAGCTTGGCAGCGAGAGCTTCGAGCTTCCCGCCCTCTTCTGGGAGGACCTCGGCAAGCTCCTTCAGCTCCTGGCGCTGACCCAGCATGCCGAGTTTGAGGATCAGCGGGGGCATTACATTGCTGACCAACTCGGGCCTTTCATCAACAAGGTCAGGAAGCTCCTCCAGGATGGTGCCATGAGACCGGGTTGGAGTGTCGCTGCTCGCGCTTCGACGAGATACCTCCTCGCGGACGCACTGACCTTGGTGGGCAGGCAAAAGGGAGAGAATGCCCCACTCGAGGAGGCGGTGGCCGCCTACCGCGCGGCCCTGGGGGAAAGGACTCGGCAGCGCGTGCCCCTCGACTGGGCTGAAACGCAGAACAACCTGGGCACTGCGCTGGCGGTGCTCGGGGAGCGAGAGACTGGCACCGCACGCCTGGAGGAGGCGGTAGCCGCCCACCGCGCGGCCCTGGAGGAAAGGACTCGGCAGCGCGTGCCCCTCGACTGGGCTGGAACGCAGAACAACCTGGGCACTGCACTGGCGGTGCTCGGGGAGCGAGAGACTGGCACCGCACGCCTGGAGGAGGCGGTGGCCGCCTACCGCGCGGCCCTGGAGGAAAGGACTCGGCAGCGCGTGCCCCTCAAATGGGCTGGAACGCAGAACAACCTGGGCAATGCGCTGCGGCGGCTTGGGGAGCGTGAGGCTGGCACCGCACGCCTGGAGGAGGCGGTAGCCGCCCACCGCGCGGCCCTGGAGGAAAGGACCCGGCAGCGCGTGCCCCTCGACTGGGCTGGAACGCAGAACAACCTGGGCACTGCACTGGCGGTGCTCGGGGAGCGAGAGACTGGCACCGCACGCCTGAAGGAGGCGGTGGCCGCCTACCGCGCGGCCCTGGAGGAAAGGACTCGGCAGCGCGTGCCCCTCAAATGGGCTTGCACGCAGAACAACCTGGGCAATGCGCTGCGGCGGCTTGGGGAGCGAGAGGCTGGCACCGCACGCCTGGAGGAGGCGGTGGCCGTCTTCCGCGCGGCCCTGGAGGAAAGGACTCGGCAGCGAGTGCCCCTCAAATGGGCTGGAACGCAGAGCAACCTGGGCGTTGCGCTGCGGCGGCTCGGGGAGCGAGAGACCGGCACCGAACGCCTGGAGGAGGCGGTAGCCGCCCACCGCGCGGCCCTGGAGGAAAGGACTCGGCAGCGCGTGCCCCTCGAATGGGCTGAAACGCGGAAGGACCTGAAGGCTGTGCTTCAGATACTGGGACAGCGGACGGAGAACCGGCGTGCGGCAGTGCATGCACGCCCAGTACCGCCGCGTCGCGCATCCGACCCTGCGTCAGGGCAGTGA
- a CDS encoding L-threonylcarbamoyladenylate synthase has protein sequence MLTSDLLIRAVELLRRGGVIALPTETVYGLAANAEDELAVRRVFAIKGRPATHPLIVHVAEAQALSSWARHVPEDAWRLAEAFWPGPLTLVLPRSPRATDAVTGGQDTVALRVPHHPLARAVLQALGGGVAAPSANRFGRVSPTTAEHVRADLGADVDLVLDGGPCTVGVESTIVDLSQGEPAVLRPGGLAVEEISRVLGRPVPVRVSSTVRVSGSLASHYAPRAGVVLAEPSEVAARVEALRARGQRVAVLGPPGLALAPGIPRHDVPEEPSAAARVLYTRLREADEQGHDVLVACLPRAEGLGLAVRDRLSRAAAPRTPGE, from the coding sequence ATGCTTACCTCGGACCTCCTCATACGGGCAGTGGAATTGCTGAGGCGCGGCGGTGTCATCGCCTTGCCAACGGAAACCGTCTACGGCCTGGCCGCCAACGCCGAGGACGAGCTGGCCGTGCGCCGCGTCTTCGCCATCAAGGGCCGCCCCGCCACCCACCCGCTCATCGTCCACGTGGCCGAGGCCCAGGCGCTCTCCTCCTGGGCCCGCCACGTCCCCGAGGACGCCTGGCGCCTCGCCGAGGCCTTCTGGCCCGGCCCCCTCACCCTCGTGCTGCCCCGCTCCCCCCGCGCCACGGACGCGGTGACGGGCGGACAGGACACGGTGGCCCTGCGCGTCCCCCACCACCCCCTCGCCCGCGCGGTGCTGCAAGCCCTCGGCGGAGGCGTGGCCGCGCCGAGCGCCAACCGCTTCGGCCGGGTGAGCCCCACCACGGCGGAGCACGTGCGGGCGGATCTCGGCGCGGACGTGGACCTGGTGCTCGACGGCGGCCCGTGCACGGTGGGCGTGGAGTCCACCATCGTCGACCTCAGCCAGGGGGAGCCCGCGGTGCTGCGCCCCGGGGGCCTCGCGGTGGAGGAGATTTCGCGCGTCCTCGGGCGGCCAGTGCCGGTGCGCGTCTCGTCCACGGTGCGCGTCTCGGGCAGCCTCGCCTCGCACTACGCGCCCCGGGCAGGCGTCGTCCTCGCCGAGCCCTCGGAGGTCGCCGCGCGCGTGGAGGCCCTGCGCGCCCGGGGCCAGCGCGTGGCCGTGCTGGGCCCCCCGGGACTGGCGCTCGCCCCCGGAATCCCCCGCCATGACGTCCCGGAGGAGCCCTCCGCGGCGGCTCGCGTGCTGTACACGCGGCTGCGCGAGGCGGACGAGCAGGGCCATGACGTGCTGGTGGCCTGCCTGCCCCGGGCCGAGGGCCTCGGCCTCGCCGTGAGGGATCGCTTGAGCCGCGCCGCCGCGCCTCGGACTCCAGGCGAGTAG